ACGAAGGTGAAGAAAGTTAATCCCTGGACGGGGCACGGTGATATGGACCGGATTACAATAATGTTTAACAATAAATAAGCAAAAGTAAAATCAATTATATCTTCAAAAGAACTTGCAATTGATCGTAAGTAATTGAAAAAAATATTATACATAATACATAGAGCTTTCGATCCAATTTTAGAGCGATGGGGATGAAGGATACATggcaaaataaatgaataaatgtaATTGAATGTTAAATATTTGTGTGCAGCATTCCTTATGATTTTTAACATGTAGTCTGTATTGGTGGACGGTATAATTTATATGTTGTCTGTGCATTTTGTATGTCAAGTCATTTTATGTGTAATGTGTTTTATATTGTTCTCAGTGCTTGAACTAACGTCAGAAGAGATAATGGAGCTTAGATGGCTAGATAcaggagagagaaagatggagagaggatttcAGGGCTGGAGCTTTGGCATGAATGAGAGAGAAATATGGGTTTTGGGGAAGGATGGATGGGGACAGAGAAATAGATCTTGCGGAAAGGACGGTGGAATCTCAGGGCAGGAGTGCTGGAAACCAAAGAAGGGACTTGGGGAAGGAGGGATGTAGTAAGGGGtaggggagagaagagagagattggACAACAGGGTTTTGCATAATCTGAGGTAGCGATCGAAACCAGATTCAGTGGCCACCAACAGAGAAGAAGAGTTGCTGCTTCTGATATGACAGTAAACTGAAGAACCTCATGACAGCATGAAGAGTTAGACCTTAAATCCATAAGAGATATTaacaggaataggccacttggccccgcgaggcttgttctgccattcaatagtatcatgactgatccaactttcctgccttttcccctgtACCCTTAAgaccctgactgatcaagaatctatcaatctcatcTGACCCCACTGCTCTCTGTCAAGGGGTTCCAACAAtctcaaccctttgagagaagaaattcctcttcatcttaaATTGgctcccctttattctgaggctagattctcccatgaggggaaacgtcctctcagcattgaccctgtcaagccccttaagaatgatatatgtttcagtgaggtcacccatcatttttctaaactccagtgagtagagtcccaacctatttagccttttctcataagataaTATTTGTATactagggatcatcctagtgaaccttctctgaactgcctccaatgaaatggtaTCTTAAATAAGGGGCCAAAATTGTgtacagtattccagatgcatctcaccagcaccttgtacatttacagtaagacttccctactgttgcactccaactcccttgaaataagggccaacattccattagtcttcctgatCACATGCTGTGCCTGTTGGCCagttttttgtgttttgtgcTCTAGTTCCTCCAAGTCCCAATGTGTTACAGCTTTCTGcggtttttctccatttaaataatattctgttcttttgttctcctttccaaaatgaataactgtGCATTTTCCAACTTTATACTCTTTTTGTCAAGCTtctgcccacttacttaacctatctatctctCAAAAATGATTTGTATCCCTCTCGCAACTCGCTTTTCcaccatttttgtgtcatctgcaaatttgggtTCAGtatttccttcctccaagttactaatatatattgtaaacaattgcagtcccagcatCAATCCCTATGGAACCTACAAGTCACCAGTCTgtaaaagagccttttatccctactcactgtttcctgcccatgagccaattctctgtTCATGcctccaacactgtgggctgtTATCATATGACTTAACCCTTTGTGagataccttgtcaaatgccttcaggaAGTCCACATAAACACAAGTACTGGTTCCCTTATATGTACTTGGGTTGAGATGTactcaaaaaactctaataaattagtcagacccAATTTCCCTTGcgcaaagtcatgctgactctgcttgattaggtCACAGTCCACACTTCAACCCCATCAATAGTCACAAAACTCAAGCAGATTAGTCAAACACTGTTTTCCttttacaaagccatgttgattctgcCCTATCATGTGATTTCCCCAAGTGTCCTGTTAACAAGTTTTCCCACGTCAGTTTGTAATATTATTCCTTTGGACTGATGTCAAGTTGACTGGTTTATTTTCCCTGTTCTCTCACCTTTTCCTGAGCGGGGTcacatatttatttatttcagttcggaagaagggtcacaggactgtTTTTCTCcaaaggcctgctgagtttctccagcaacttgtgttcatgtgtgtttcagatctccagcatctgcagttatttgttgtATTCACATTTGTATATTTCCACAAATACGTGACACATATGCATCACAATCATGTGAGTTTTTTGCAAGTGCCTGTACCCCTCCCCCATGCTACTTGATTTCTCGCGGTCTGGTGTTAGATCAAACCTCAGCCTCTTGAACATTTGCCTTGTAACTAATTTACAACAGGGCTTCCCACTGGGGTTAGGAAAGGAATTATGGCAGAATAATTCGAGCAATGAAAGGGGCTCTGGTTAATCTGAATTTCCCAAATGCTGAAAACAATGTACAGGACAAAGCATGGACATCTCTCCCTTGGGCAGAACCATTCCTAGGATAGAGACGAAATGAAGCCACTACCCCGGGTCTCTCACTGCCACCGTTGGCACCTGGGATGGACTGGAAGCTGATGTGGGAAATGTTTTGAACAGGCGAGGAATGGCTCCTTCCATTTCATTTCCAGTTGTTTAGAAATTGGCAAAGCATCATTAACACAAATGAATCAATGGGGGCGTGGGGAACTCACAGTGTGATTTGCCCCAGGAAGGGGGTAGCTGCACAATTTGAATCCCTCCAGAAGACAGGGGCCCTGCTCTCTGTGATTTCCTCCAGGAGGGGCTTGGGGCCTCTCATATTTTTCATAAATGTACTGTGTCGCTAGGTATACCATCATGTGATTACAGAATTATTATGGCGCAGAAAgatgccttttggcccatcacatcGGTGCTGGCTCTGTGATGAAGCAATTTGCCTCATGCTATTCTCCTGCCACCTTCCTGTAgctctgcacattcttccttttaaaACAACAGTTTAATTCTCTTTCAAATATCTCAGTTGAACCtccgggcagtgcattccagatcctaaacaCTCATGGTGTGAAAAACAAAGTTTTCCCTATGCCTCTGTTGCTTCTGTAGTTGctcaccttcaacctgtgcccACCTGTTCTTAATCTTTCCACCAATGGGGACAGGTTCTCCCGATCTACTCTGCCCAGATTCCTTGTAACTGAGAACACCTTGATTAAAATCTCTTGTCAACTTTCTCCTGTCCAACAATAGGagacgtgggtgttgctggctcgtccggcattcattgtccattcctgattgcccagagaaggtgctggtgaactcCTGAACTGAACTTCTTCCTCCCTTGAACTATTtgggtcattttaaaaaaaatttctgaacCCTCATGAATGCTCGATAAAATGATAATTACTTCCAAATTAAAATTTGTTCTCTTTGACCTTTTGCTCCGAGTTTGTCCAATTATTTAGATACTTCTGAAGGGTGTGGGAAAAGGGAAGTGGCTGGATCCATTGTTGTGATTGGATTCTGACAATTGTATGGGTGGAGCAAAGACAGGGACATGTTTGGGGGAAGTATCCCATTATAATCACCGAGTTCGTCTCCCTGTAAATTTAGTAACTGACTGAGTCACGTATAGATTGCTAGAGATCTAGAGATCTCTGCATGCTAAACACAGCTTGAATTTCAAAGTGGGTTCTGAATCCTAATGTATACCAGTTATGCCTGATTGTACGAAACCACACATGGACATATCAAGGTTGGGCCAGAAAATCTGGTGAAAGAATAATCCTGCCTTACAGACAAATTGTATGTCAGTGGGGCTTCAGGGTCAGAGAGCTGAAAAGAGGTGATCCAAATGAGATGTGAAAACTCTGGAGGATTGGTGCCTCGAGACCAGTTCACATCTGCACGAGACCGTGACACTTTGTCCAACAGGCAGTCTGTCAGCATTTCGACAGTGCACTCAAAGTTATTCAGGAGATTGGTGGTGCCTGGTTGTAGCACATTGTAGATAATGCAGCATTTGGGGCAAGGCAGTGGGGACAGTCAACTGagggaggtgggagaaaggggcACTATGTTGTCACCTGAAAAAGAACATTGTGCAACCGTCGGAGTACGTTATGCTGGAAGGACTGGAGAAAAATAACACGTTTCCGGTTAAATGTTTGCAAGTTCTGTGCTAATTCTTGTAGCAATAGACAAAGAATTTCAGGAAAAGGGACCAGCTTTCTCCAATATTATTCCTGCAACGTCCAGCTCCCATTGTAACCGGGGGAAGAATTCTGGATCAAACACACCAAGCACCAGCAAAAGGCATCTCAGttccaccttctgaagggcaactagggaccaGCAATAAACTCTGgaaagccagtgatgcccacaatccCATGTGGACTATACTCAAGGTATCTGAATGATCATTTCCTTTAACTGTTACAAAGATGTGTAAAGCTGCTCCCCCCACACCCCGCCTTCCCCAAATATGAAGGCCGTCAATGTAGTATCTCGGACTTCAATGTGGATGAGATGGAATTCTGAAATTGGCTGATCAAATAAATCTCCTGGATTGGTTGAGATTTATCCCAAAGGGTTCCAATGTACTTGTGTGGAAATCTGAGACACTCATCGAAGGAAACAAATGGAAGTTAGGAATGTACCTGGTTACCATTCATACAGGCTCATTagtcctcctccagctccaagtAAAATTATGGATTTCACCATCAGAAGTCTCTGTCCTTTTATTTATCCTTGTTTCCAAAGGTTGGGCCATGGAAGTAGCTGGGATCACTGGTCTGATTGGCTTCTGACCATCATATAGGTGAAGCAAAGACAGCTCCAAGTGTGGGGGATTTGATGTGGTATGGACCATGTTTACTATGGCTGTGTTTGCTATACCTTCTGGAGGATAGCTGACAAGGtgattctctcactctcactgtatgCCAACAGTACTAGAAGGATTTACTTACTAGTAATCAAGCTGTTTGGTTGTATTACAAACACACATTTCCCAGTCAACAAATCCAATGATGGGATTTAAATTCACAGAGTCATACTGCACAGGACCAGACCCTTCAGTGTAACTCATCTGTACTGAGGAGACatgccaatctgacctagtcccagtTTGAACAAGAAtgaccactatgccacaagatcTCTTGATGTCAGCAGTGCAGGTGAAGATTCCGTGTGGTAGAGTTAAACAGCAGCTAACTCAGCTTTACAAAAAAACATTCATCGTCTGTCAATCTCTTTGACCAACCTGACAAAGTGATTACCCAGTTGGGCTATGGTTAAACCCCAGGAAGGTGTGACAAATTTCAACATGGGAAACTCAAGATTGTGAAGAAtcggtggtggggagggggagtgctaATGTAGAGATTAAAAGACAAACTCAAGGGTTGAAATCTCTGGTAATGACtagaggagggagcaagggatgtatGGACTGAATGGGGTGTTTCAAGATGGAATATAGTATTTCTGAAATCTTTACTATTAACCTGAACACGGAAACTGAGTGTAGATTAGTTACATGTATGGTTTAGACCAACTAAGAAAGGCAATTAACTTAAAAAAGGCAGATGACAATTGAAAATAACAAGTGCAGAATGGTGTTGTTCAATGCCTGGCCTTAACAGGGTAAATTCAGAATTGAAATGCTACAAACTGCCTTATTAGTAAAATAAATAATTGATTTGTAGACAAGAGTGTTTGGGACGTGTGGGCATGGtgccttagtggttagcactgctgcgctgcctctcagcaccagaggcccgggttcaattctaccatcgggtgactgtgtggagtttacactttctccccgtgtctgtgtgctgcagtttccctccacagtccagagatgtgcaggtttggtgaattggccatggtaagttgctcatagtgcccagagatgctTAGGTGAAGTGatttagacatgggaaatgcaggggatggggaatgggtctgggtgggatgctcttcacaggggcggtgtgaacttgttgggctgaatggcctgtttccacactctagggattctatgaattacaGTGTAATTTACAGCCTGTGTAAACATGAACTAAAATTAGTGCAAGTGGCTAAGACAGTGCTTTGCGACAACACTTGGGGCTATTTAGGCAGTATCAGTGGGCATCGCTGGTTATATGTTGTCGCCTCGAGTTTACACTCAGACTGAACATGGGTGTAAGAGTTCCAGAATTCCAGGGAATGCGTGTTTTAGTTGGTGGACTGATATCATGCATTGCCCTGAAATTTCTGAAGGGCAAAATTTGTTTACTCCTAATACACAAATAAATGACTAGGTGTTCCTAATTGTGTGTGAATAGAAATGTTTCATAATAATAATGCTTCCTGAAAGACAATATGTTTGTGCTGACTCCCCAGGGTTGCAGGATTGAGGCTAGAGTTTATAAATCTTGTTCTTCCCAGGTATTTCTGGCTGCACTGTCCATTCATAATGCTGCCACTGACCGTTGCTGCTGTTTCTGCACCAGCACCAGAGTTAAGGTAAGACCAGTCTGACCATCCAACACCTCACATCAGTGTCTCACTGGTTACACTCTGTGAACAAGTAATGGAAATCTTTGTCACACTTAGATACAGACCCATTGTAAGAAGAGAATCAGTGAATATTAATGGCATTTACAGGACTCGCTGTAAATGATCACATTGGCTACAGCTTTGCTCCAAGAAACTGTAAAAGAAAAGACCCACCTACACAAACccacacacttacagacacagacagacccacccacccacacacacagacacccacacacagacacacaaccgcacagacacccacgcacacacagatacccacacatacacacacccacacagacacccacacagacacccacacacacacccacacttacacaacccacacagacacccacacacccatacacccacacatacatacacccacacacacacccacatgcacagacacacatacacacacgcacccacacacacagacacccacacacacagacaccaacaaacacccacccacagacacagacagacccacgcacacacacccacgcacacacacccacacacagacacagacccacgtgtacgcacacacacatacacagacccacgcacacagagacacagacacccacacacacgttcacacacacacacagacccacacaaacacacacacacacacacacacacacacagacaccaacgcacacacacacacatacccatacacaaagacacagacagacacacacacacacacacacacacacacagacggacccacacacacacacccacagacagagacagacacacagacacacacacagacagacacccacacacccacagacacagacagacccacacacacagacagatacacacacacagagagacacacacacacacagaaacacacagacactaacacagacactcacacacacacacagcatgacccacacacacacatacacacacacacacacacacagacacacacacacactgacagacccacacacacacctactgacacagacagacagacagacacacacacccacagacagagacagacccaCGCCCACACAaccacagacacagacacccacacacacacacacagacaaccacacacacacacccccagacacagatagacccacacaaacacacatacgcagacacccacacacacacatacacacacacacccagacacagacaaacccacacacacacacagacaccacacacacacactcacccacagacccagacacccacacacagagacagatccaaaaccacacacactgacacggacacccacacacactcacagacacagacccacacagacacccacacacacacaggcagacacacacacacacacatccgccaCAGGcagagacccacacacacacacacacacccacagacacccacccacacacacacacagacccacacacatacccacagacacagacacccaaacgcacacacagatacacacacacacacccccacaggCACAGacccacagatacacacacacacagatccatacacccacacacacacccacagacacagacccacacacacacagacacagatacccacatacaaacacacccagagacacagacagacccacacacacactaccactgacacccacccacacacacacacacagacccacacacatacccacagacgcagacacccaaacacacagacagatacacacacacacccacacacacacagacaggcgcacacacacacaaagacagacacaggcgcgcgcgcacacacacagacacacacacaggcgcgcgcgcacacacacacagacagacacagacacacacacaggcatgcgcgcgcgcacacacacacatacacacacaggcgcacacacacagacagacacagacacacacagatgcgcgcgcacacacacacagacacagacacacgtgaacacgcacgcatgcactcagacagacagacacacacacgcaagcacacacatacgcacacacgtgcacagacagacacacgcacgcacatgcacactgacagacacatgcacgcacacacgcacacagacagacacacacgcatgcgcacagacacacacacatgcacgcacgcagacacatacacgcacgcatgcacacatgcgcgcgcacacatacacacgcgcacaaacagacgcacagacacacacacatgcacgcgcacacacagacagacacacgcatgcacacatgcgcgcacactcGCACGCAcgtgcacagacagacagacggacagacacacacacacacgcgcgcgcgcacagacagacacacacatgcatgcacgtgcacagacacacacacgcacgcacagacacacacacgcatgcgcacagacacacacacacgcgcgcagacacacacatgcacgcaggcatgagcacagacagacagacacacacgcacgcgcacacacagacggacACACAAATGCACGCAtgtgcacagacacacaaacgCTTGCATGtgcacaggcagacacacacgcacgcatgcgcacacacacacgcacatgcgcacagacacacacatgcatatgcacagacagacacacacacacgcgcgcagacacacacatgcatgcacgcatgcgcacaggcagacacacacgcacgcacgcgcacagacagacagacacacacgcgcacagacacacacacaatgctcgcacgtgcacagacacacactcgcatgcacgcacacacacacacgcgcacacacgcacgcacacacacagacagacacacacaaacgcacgcacatgcacagacacacaaacgcacgcacgTGCACAGAcggacacacacgcacgcatgcacacatacacacacgcgcgcgcaggcAGACACAAGCATGCAAGCACGCATgcacgcgcacagacacacacacgcgcgcacatgcacagacagacagacgcacacacacacatgcacggacacacacacacagacacacacacgtgtacacagacagacagaggcacactcacacacgtcCCATAGCTCAGAATAACTAACTCAATTCAGAATTCGATTGGGACCTGGAACATTAATATTTGTCATCTTTGTTGCTTAAATTGTAAAAGTCTGCAACACACAGTTAATTGTTATGCTATTTAACAGGCAAGAGAGCACTGGAGGTATGACGGAATTACAAATAGACATTAATAAAAAcagtaagagaatggaatgctTATCACAGGTTAAATAACTGTCTATCTTTATGTCTGCAGATGTTTGTGTCAATCATTTGGTCCAAACTAGTGATCGTTTCCTCCTGTATCTGCTTAGGAATCTCTGCTCTTGGCCTGGCCAATGGGCCACTTTGCTTATTTAATGTCTCTGTATCGAACAATACCCAGGTTCAGCATTGGGGAACTCCATTCAACACCAGCTCCATGATTGCCAGGTAATGTGAATCACACTGGCTTTCTGTCAAAAACTGAGGCCATTAAAGCAGAATTATTAGTAAAGCGCCACTCAATCAAAAGTTGAAGGTTCATTCAGtggaaatgaattccataagTAACTGTATGCCTCACGTTTAGGATTAATAGCTGGACTGAAAGAAAAGAACAGGATATAACAGCTCTGATAATCAGATAGACCACAGCTCACCGTAACAGCACCATCACATAGACCACAGCTGTATAAGCTCCATCAGGTGGACCTGAGTATCATATGACAGGTCATTCAGGCTGAAGAAGGGTTCATGCACAGTGTTCTAATTTTATTAGGCTTTATCATTCACTGTATTGATTTTCcgatctctcatgattttattgacaCCTAATTATCTATTGTGTTCGTACAATTTGCCTGCAGCCCAGACTGTTACCTGTACAATCCATCACTGTGGGAAATTTGCGAAAGGCCCAAGAACGTTGTGCTGTGGAACATCATTCTGTTCTTAATTCTCATAATCATCAGCTGTCTGCAAGTTCTCCTGTGCACCCTGCAGATCATCAATGGATATTTTGGTTGTGTTTTTGGTCGATGTTTGCACGCGAACACAAAGTGACGTGTTCATTCACCAAATGCCATGTGCTTGTTGGCTGTTGCTGTTGGATGAAGCTGTGAGATACATAGGGTTGACAAACCCGACAACTCTTGCCATTTAATCCTCCCCGCCTTCTACCACGCCAGTGTCCTAAACCTAACCTCGAGCTGTGCTCCGACGGCTAACTGTAAGCTAGTGGAATGCCACAGAGAATACTGAAATGACCTTTATTCAGGGCTATTTCACTGAATTGGCTCTGCTCTCAGTTTTGGATATGTATCATTAAATCTCTTTGCTGCTCTAATTCACTGTTTGCCTCTGACTTTCCCTCTTCACCTCTGCGACTCTCCTTAGCCTTGGATTTTTAATTACAACCCCATCATGCCAGCAGCTTCAGTTGCTGCAGTGAAATACCTGAGAACATTATATATATTCCACAAGCACCTTCGGTAACGTGGGTGCTACCCAGTTGGTTTAATGATGTTTGCACTTTTACAGTACTGCGTGTTTCATTGTGAAAACTGTgactaacattacatttgccaatTTAGTAAATAGGGAAGTGCCTTCATTGAACGTTTTGAGTCAGATTTAGGCCAAGAACGGGGCTGGGTTGGGAGCTGAACTAAAATTTGGTGTCACAAGCCTCACTCTCACAGATCTTTCCCCCACCTCTTTCCCAGCCACCCCTTACTCTCAGATGCTTTCCAAATgcctctccccatcaccccctcactctcacagaccatcccccctctccccatcaccccctcactctcacagaccatcccccctctccccatcaccccctcactctcacagaccattccccctctccccatcaccccctcactctctcagaccatccccctctccccattaccccctcactctcacagaccatcccccctctccccatcaccccctcactctcacagaccatcccccctctccccatcaccccctcactctcacagaccatcccccctctccccatcaccccctcactctcacagacCATGCCCCCACTCCCAATTAGCCCTTCACTCTCACAGACCATCccacctctccccatcaccccctcTCTCTTGCAGACcttccccccactccccatcaccccctcacttTCACAAACCATCCCacctctccccatcactccctcactctctcagacCTTCCTCCCACTCCCAATTACCCCGTCACTCTCTCAGGCCTTTCCCCCACTCCCAATTGCCCCTTCACTCAGGCGTTCCCTCCACTCCCAATTAcccccacactctctcagacCTTTCTCCCACTTCCAATTAcccccacactctctcagacCTTGCCCCCCACTCCCAATTACCCCCTCACTCTgacctcccccccactcccaattacccctccctctctcagaccttcCCCCGACTCCCAATTACCCCCTCGCTCTCTCAGGCCTTTCCCCCGCTCCCAAttacccccacacactcacagaccTCAGTCCTCACTCCCCCTCAATCACGCAATTCTGCAGTCTCCTAACGGTAGGCCAACAGGAAATTGATCAGCCCTTCGGATTTTTCTCTcggacccacaatgttgtgagtGTAGACCTTCTCCCATGCCTTTGTGCTGGAGCTCCCAGGGCTCTCACTGGTGCAGTACCTGATAAAGTGAGCATGGTGCATACTGCTGTCAGTCATTCACAGTTAACCTTCCCAATAGCTCTGCGATGCAGTGGGTTTTACGTCAGGGGCAGCTCAAACTAACATGGGCAACTCCCTCCCAGCCCTAGTCTGGCTGCCATTTAATTTCCACTTGTAACTGTGCGCCTGGCAGGCTTTACTTCAGCAAAGTAACAGAGGAATGAGCAAGAAAGccagaaaatggtggaaatgcTTCGCAGGTTTGGCAGCTTGTGTAAAGAGGACAATAAGAGTTAATGGTTAGGGTGGGTGACGCTACATCAGAAATGTACGTTTGGTCAAAGTGGCAGTCCCGTTTGGTGAAGAATATTCACGAACCAACTCGTTTTATTTTGGGTTTAAAAAAAGCAGCCCGGAAGCAGTGGCCTGGTGGTgatggactagcaatccagaaccccaggccaACATTCAGGAGACAcgcattcaaatcccacaatggcagtcAGTGAGATCTGAATTCAACACAATTTAAAAACTCAAATAGTGACCGTGTAACGATCGCCATAATAAACCCCATCTGGTTTAATAATGCTCTGTAAGGAATCTgtcattctctgatgaagggtctaggcgcgaaacatcagcttttatgctcttaagatgctgcttggcctgctgtgttcatccagcttcacactttgttatctctgtcattctcacctcacctggCTCTGAACTACTCTCTGAAATAACCTGGtgagtcactcagttcaagggcaaacaggaatgggcaaaaaatgctggctttgccagtgattcCCCAGTATCTAACAACGTCTAAAACTGAGGTTGGGCTGAATTAATTTCAGGAGGAAGCTTTTGTTGAGTGTATTCAGCTTCCTACAACAATATGTTGGGGGTCCGGCCACAGACTAGGTTACTTTGGATCTGGTGATAGTGAGGCacatttaataaatgatctcaaaAGTTGAACGTCCTCTGGCAAGCAGTGAGCATACCAAGGTAGAATTTATCATtcaatttgagagagag
The sequence above is drawn from the Stegostoma tigrinum isolate sSteTig4 chromosome 14, sSteTig4.hap1, whole genome shotgun sequence genome and encodes:
- the LOC125457990 gene encoding transmembrane 4 L6 family member 5-like; amino-acid sequence: MKMCPRRCAHCVSSLLFCLAVISIAASILLLFPNGETEYLKEAHITCQALLLPGLWGSGFMVFLAALSIHNAATDRCCCFCTSTRVKMFVSIIWSKLVIVSSCICLGISALGLANGPLCLFNVSVSNNTQVQHWGTPFNTSSMIASPDCYLYNPSLWEICERPKNVVLWNIILFLILIIISCLQVLLCTLQIINGYFGCVFGRCLHANTK